Proteins co-encoded in one Garra rufa chromosome 7, GarRuf1.0, whole genome shotgun sequence genomic window:
- the LOC141338102 gene encoding guanine nucleotide-binding protein G(q) subunit alpha-like produces the protein MIAPSSPIYAQWLQDLCIHEISQLQRCYVEAIRHLWADKGIMECYKHKREYQLDSTKYFIDNLDRIAAEDYIPTQQDILRVRKPTTGIIEHSISIQKIILRIVDVGGHKSERRKWIHCFEDVTSVIFVASLSEYDQVLLENNMENRMKESLELFNTIIHAPWFANSSIILFLNKMDILAEKIQFSDLKTYFPQFEGKRRDVHDAMLFIRSLYDRKVISYEEKYSKSIYCHFICATDTTETRKLFNDIKDRIISGGLNEYQML, from the exons ATGATCGCACCGTCCAGTCCG ATTTATGCTCAGTGGCTCCAGGATCTGTGCATACATGAGATATCGCAACTGCAGAGATGTTATGTAGAGGCTATTCGTCATCTATGGGCAGACAAAGGCATCATGGAGTGCTACAAACACAAAAGAGAGTATCAACTAGACTCCACTAAGTA ctttATTGATAACTTGGACCGCATTGCAGCAGAAGACTACATCCCTACACAACAAGATATTCTCCGTGTCCGAAAACCCACCACTGGCATCATAGAACATAGCATTAGTATACAGAAGATCATTCTCAG GATTGTGGATGTCGGGGGTCATAAATCAGAGAGAAGGAAGTGGATCCATTGCTTTGAAGATGTGACATCGGTCATATTTGTAGCTTCTCTCAGCGAGTATGACCAAGTTTTGTTGGAGAATAACATGGAG AACCGTATGAAAGAGAGTTTGGAGCTGTTCAACACCATCATCCACGCACCATGGTTTGCGAATTCCTCCATCATCCTCTTTCTGAACAAAATGGACATCCTGGCCGAGAAGATTCAGTTCTCTGATCTAAAAACATACTTTCCTCAATTTGAAG GCAAACGTAGGGATGTTCATGATGCCATGCTGTTCATCAGAAGTTTATATGATCGAAAAGTGATTTCCTACGAGGAAAAGTACTCCAAAAGCATATACTGTCACTTCATCTGTGCAACGGACACCACAGAAACCCGTAAACTCTTTAATGACATTAAAGACCGCATCATCAGTGGGGGCCTAAATGAGTATcaaatgctgtaa